One part of the Candida albicans SC5314 chromosome R, complete sequence genome encodes these proteins:
- the PST3 gene encoding flavodoxin-like fold family protein (Putative flavodoxin; YNB biofilm induced; stationary phase enriched protein; rat catheter and Spider biofilm repressed) encodes MAPKVAIIIYSLYHHIAQLAEEEKKGIEAAGGVADIYQVPETLSDDVLKLLHAPAKPNYPIATNDTLTGYDAYLFGIPTRFGNYPAQFKAFWDATGGLWAQGALAGKQAGIFVSTSGQGGGQETTAVNALSVLVHHGIIFVPLGYAKAFPLQTNLEEIHGGSPYGAGTFAGVDGSRQPTKLEKEIAFIQGKSFYETVSK; translated from the coding sequence ATGGCTCCAAAAGTtgcaattattatttactCATTATACCACCACATTGCTCAATTagctgaagaagaaaagaaaggtATTGAAGCTGCCGGTGGTGTTGCTGACATCTACCAAGTTCCAGAAACCTTATCTGATGATGTCTTGAAATTGTTACATGCTCCAGCTAAACCAAACTACCCAATTGCTACCAACGATACTTTAACTGGTTATGATGCTTACTTGTTCGGTATCCCAACCAGATTCGGTAACTACCCAGCCCAATTCAAGGCTTTCTGGGATGCCACCGGTGGTTTGTGGGCCCAAGGTGCTTTAGCTGGTAAACAAGCTGGTATCTTTGTTTCTACCAGTGGTCAAGGTGGTGGTCAAGAAACTACTGCTGTCAATGCTTTATCTGTCTTGGTTCACCATGGTATCATCTTTGTTCCATTGGGTTACGCTAAGGCTTTCCCATTACAAACCAACTTGGAAGAAATCCACGGTGGTTCTCCATACGGTGCCGGTACTTTTGCTGGTGTTGATGGTTCTAGACAACCAaccaaattggaaaaagaaattgctTTCATCCAAGGTAAATCTTTCTACGAAACTGTTTCCAAATAA
- a CDS encoding uncharacterized protein (Protein of unknown function; Hap43-repressed; Spider biofilm repressed) codes for MSTEVNQTVSKVKGAIEDESITEQESGFRYAAYANRLRTILLASHRYVAYTSDIGESFRPVAHPYLVKSGYAVSWLYILGDVSYASWITKMKAEGRYEPGLKPWDKAPAPNEIAAKTFTSTHSLVDSDWRWSALKRGIFQSIASMGLPAFTIHSSVRYSSYLFKNSKVPVLKTYGPVAIGLGIVPVLPYIFDEPVEHAVDWVFEQGEDIYRQKFK; via the coding sequence ATGTCAACTGAAGTCAACCAAACAGTCTCCAAAGTGAAAGGAGCCATTGAAGATGAATCAATAACAGAACAAGAATCAGGTTTTAGATATGCAGCTTATGCAAATAGATTGAGAACTATTTTATTGGCATCACATCGTTACGTAGCATACACTTCAGATATCGGAGAGTCTTTCCGTCCGGTTGCTCATCCATATTTAGTGAAGTCGGGATACGCAGTGTCATGGCTTTATATTTTGGGTGATGTCTCTTACGCTTCTTGGATTACCAAAATGAAAGCCGAAGGAAGATACGAGCCTGGTTTAAAACCTTGGGACAAGGCACCAGCTCCTAATGAAATTGCAGCTAAGACATTTACGTCCACTCACAGTTTGGTGGACTCTGATTGGAGATGGAGTGCTTTGAAGAGAGGTATATTTCAGAGTATTGCGTCAATGGGGTTGCCCGCCTTTACAATTCATAGTTCTGTGCGTTATTCTTCGTACTTGTTCAAAAATAGCAAAGTTCCAGTTCTCAAGACTTATGGGCCAGTTGCTATCGGTTTAGGTATTGTTCCAGTTTTGCCTTATATCTTTGATGAACCAGTTGAACATGCAGTTGATTGGGTCTTTGAGCAAGGTGAAGATATCTACCgtcaaaaatttaaatga
- the CSP1 gene encoding Csp1p (Putative cell wall associated protein; gene only found in C. albicans and C. dubliniensis; highly upregulated during chlamydospore development in both species; localized to chlamydospore cell wall): MKFSTAALTFSLLAIVNSSVITYDTEFGDNYEHKHDKYDCEIDTFNWKFALVVKEWKYHKDEKFCKDTDLDLVYEGEDGQLYHGCDGTYPYSKCKHCTNVFAGGDDNKWKDDKWDDKYKDKKCHDKWDDKCKDKCDDKHKDDHCKDKKCDDKWDNKCHDKCKDDDKCHDKCKDKKCDDKQKHDHCKDDNKCHDKCKDKKCDDKCKDGDDKCHDDCKDDDKCDKHHCKYPYCEIHNTDCDLLITLCNGVLKDKRDATGEIAANHQFQFDKPPQKDALHKEGFSIVHTEGTYYLALNHKIEFWHCKVDDKGLYKIYDKSIGPQCSKIELIVLKSDEKATFSNDDCDDDCKKKQKHD; this comes from the coding sequence ATGAAGTTTTCCACTGCTGCTTTAACATTTTCATTACTTGCCATTGTCAATTCCTCTGTTATCACATATGACACAGAGTTTGGAGACAATTATGAACATAAACACGACAAATACGATTGTGAAATTGATACCTTTAATTGGAAATTTGCTTTGGTGGTTAAAGAATGGAAATATCACAAAGATGAGAAGTTCTGTAAAGACACTGATTTGGATTTAGTTTATGAAGGTGAAGATGGTCAATTATATCATGGATGTGATGGAACCTATCCTTACTCCAAATGTAAACATTGTACAAATGTTTTTGCTGGTGGTGACGATAATAAATGGAAAGATGACAAATGGGACGATAAATACAAAGATAAGAAGTGTCATGATAAATGGGATGACAAATGCAAGGACAAGTGTGATGACAAACACAAAGATGATCACTGCAAAGATAAGAAATGCGATGATAAATGGGATAATAAGTGCCATGACAAATGCAAGGATGACGATAAGTGCCATGATAAATGCAAGGACAAAAAATGTGATGACAAGCAAAAACATGATCATTGCAAGGATGACAATAAATGCCATGACAAATGCAAAGACAAAAAATGTGATGACAAGTGTAAGGATGGTGATGATAAGTGTCACGATGATTGcaaagatgatgataaatgtGATAAACACCACTGCAAGTATCCATATTGTGAAATTCATAACACTGATTGCGACTTGCTCATTACCTTATGTAATGGTGTTTTGAAAGATAAAAGAGATGCCACTGGAGAAATTGCCGCTAATCATCAGTTCCAATTTGACAAACCACCGCAAAAGGATGCCTTACACAAGGAAGGTTTCTCTATTGTTCACACTGAAGGAACTTATTATTTGGCTCTTAACCACAAGATCGAGTTCTGGCATTGTAAAGTTGACGACAAAGGGTTATACAAGATTTATGATAAATCTATTGGTCCACAATGCTCTAAAATTGAActtattgttttaaaatCAGATGAAAAAGCCACCTTTTCAAATGATGATTGCGACGATGATtgcaaaaagaaacaaaaacatgATTAA
- a CDS encoding 3-hydroxyanthranilate 3,4-dioxygenase (Putative 3-hydroxyanthranilic acid dioxygenase, involved in NAD biosynthesis; Hap43p-repressed gene), with protein sequence MVLGQPINIIKWIEENGDLLKPPVNNFCLHRGGFTIMIVGGPNERSDYHINQTPEYFYQFKGTMCLKVVDDGEFKDIFINEGDSFLLPPNVPHNPCRYENTIGIVVEQDRPAGVNDKVRWYCQKCQTVIHEVEFYLTDLGTQIKEAIVKFDADLDARTCKNCGTVNSSRRD encoded by the coding sequence ATGGTTCTTGGCCAACCTATAAACATTATCAAATGGATAGAAGAAAACGGTGACCTTTTGAAGCCCCCAGTCAACAATTTCTGTCTTCACCGAGGTGGGTTTACCATCATGATTGTTGGTGGACCTAACGAAAGAAGTGATTATCATATAAATCAAACCCCAGAATATTTCTACCAATTCAAAGGCACAATGTGTTTGAAAGTGGTTGACGATGGAGAATTCAAGgatatttttataaatgAAGGGGACTCATTTCTTTTACCTCCCAACGTGCCACACAACCCATGTCGTTATGAAAACACCATTGGAATAGTGGTAGAACAGGATAGACCCGCAGGTGTTAATGATAAAGTCAGATGGTATTGTCAAAAATGTCAGACAGTCATTCATGAAGttgaattttatttgaCAGATTTAGGAACTCAAATTAAGGAAGCAATTGTTAAATTTGATGCTGATTTAGACGCAAGAACTTGCAAGAATTGTGGAACAGTAAATTCATCGAGAAGAgattaa
- the YCP4 gene encoding flavodoxin-like fold family protein (Putative flavodoxin; flow model, rat catheter and Spider biofilm repressed) produces the protein MKIAIIQYSTYGHITQLAKAVQKGVADAGYKADIFQVPETLPQEVLDKMHAPAKPTDIPIATNDTLTEYDAFLFGVPTRYGTAPAQFFEFWGATGGLWANGSLAGKPAGVFVSTSGQGGGQETTVRNFLNFLAHHGMPYIPLGYANAFALQSSMEEVHGGSPYGAGTFANVDGSRQPSTLELEIAEKQGEAFVKSATKLVKGSKKTNTTTTSKSAATSDAAGTTSGTAAGTSAATGAATGTSAPKESTKEASSSAKKEATNGTATRTQQSTKAPETAEKSSCSKCIIM, from the coding sequence ATGAAGATCGCCATTATCCAATATTCCACCTACGGTCACATTACTCAATTGGCCAAAGCCGTTCAAAAAGGTGTTGCGGACGCCGGCTACAAGGCTGATATTTTCCAAGTTCCAGAAACTTTGCCACAAGAAGTGTTGGATAAAATGCATGCTCCAGCAAAACCAACTGATATTCCAATTGCTACCAACGATACATTGACTGAGTACGATGCTTTCTTATTTGGTGTCCCAACTAGATATGGTACTGCTCCAGCTCAATTCTTCGAATTCTGGGGTGCCACCGGTGGGTTATGGGCTAATGGTTCATTAGCTGGTAAGCCAGCTGGTGTTTTCGTCTCCACAAGTGGCCAAGGTGGTGGTCAAGAAACCACCGTAAGAAactttttgaatttcttaGCTCATCATGGAATGCCATACATCCCATTGGGTTATGCTAATGCTTTCGCATTGCAGTCTAGCATGGAAGAGGTCCACGGTGGTTCTCCATATGGTGCCGGTACTTTTGCAAACGTCGATGGTTCTAGACAACCATCCACCttggaattggaaattgCTGAAAAACAAGGTGAAGCATTTGTCAAATCTGCTACTAAATTAGTCAAAGGTAGCAAAAAAACCAATACCACCACTACTTCTAAGTCAGCTGCTACCAGTGATGCTGCTGGAACAACCTCTGGTACCGCTGCCGGTACTAGTGCTGCTACTGGTGCTGCTACCGGAACTTCCGCTCCTAAAGAATCCACCAAAGAAGCTTCTTCTAGTGCCAAAAAGGAAGCTACCAATGGCACCGCTACTAGAACTCAACAATCTACAAAAGCCCCTGAAACTGCTGAAAAAAGCTCATGTTCCAAATGTATAATAATGTAA
- a CDS encoding uncharacterized protein (Ortholog(s) have role in protein localization to Golgi apparatus, protein processing, regulation of protein glycosylation and Dsc E3 ubiquitin ligase complex, endoplasmic reticulum, fungal-type vacuole lumen localization), whose product MRLNVVIRFTNSLSASEQVPDLSIPLSINYDVDDVNKLVNVVWLKTTIRSKVPQCANKRLRLIYNGRVLNEKTDFKKEVLKPQLNLDQIYIHCVIGDELTREQLAQENQLDNKPQEVSTNPEVIGFDRLLQQGFSQDDVTDLRRQFLSIYGSDNTSSGGDIADVEEDEHRQNRLRQLEERWIESTSNNEAAGTANEQTPLTQDGDQAQAATTPSQPMDLDESRVNEDLLLGFCVGVFLGIISVVFLLADDSVFNKRQKMSIIAGLFINFSLAIVRGQWI is encoded by the coding sequence ATGAGACTAAACGTTGTTATAAGATTTACCAACTCGCTTTCTGCATCAGAACAAGTTCCAGATTTATCGATCCCTTTAAGCATAAATTATGATGTGGATGATGTCAACAAACTAGTAAATGTGGTTTGGCTAAAAACAACTATTAGAAGTAAAGTCCCACAGTGTGCTAACAAGCGTTTGAGGTTAATTTACAATGGAAGAgtattgaatgaaaaaactgactttaaaaaagaagtaTTGAAACCACAATTAAATTTGGATCAGATTTATATTCATTGTGTCATAGGTGACGAGTTGACGAGAGAACAACTAGCACAAGAAAACCAACTAGATAATAAACCACAAGAGGTATCAACAAACCCAGAGGttattggatttgataGATTATTACAACAGGGATTTTCTCAAGATGATGTAACTGATTTGAGGCGTCAATTTCTTCTGATATATGGCTCTGATAACACTAGTAGTGGAGGAGACATTGCAGATGTCGAAGAAGATGAACATCGACAAAACAGATTACGTCAATTGGAAGAAAGATGGATTGAATCGACTTCTAACAATGAAGCAGCGGGAACAGCAAATGAGCAAACTCCCTTGACGCAAGATGGAGACCAAGCACAAGCAGCAACCACACCTTCTCAACCCATGGATCTAGATGAATCAAGGGTGAATGAAGATTTGCTACTCGGATTTTGTGTTGGCGTTTTCCTAGGAATTATCTCAGTGGTGTTCTTACTTGCAGATGATTCAGTGTTCAATAAACGTCAAAAAATGTCAATAATAGCTGGtctatttataaatttctCATTAGCAATCGTCAGAGGACAATGGATATAG